In a genomic window of Physeter macrocephalus isolate SW-GA chromosome 14, ASM283717v5, whole genome shotgun sequence:
- the GGT6 gene encoding LOW QUALITY PROTEIN: glutathione hydrolase 6 (The sequence of the model RefSeq protein was modified relative to this genomic sequence to represent the inferred CDS: deleted 1 base in 1 codon), translated as MEPTAGPVLYQKLLVSEPSLESEEEEGEILEQLIPDPSGPQDSSGNKAGSLPGAWARLVAALLLLAVGFSLAVRQLCSSGASPGTLGSGAPPASGHSHGPGVYHRGGGISPTATCSHLGRELFVAGGNVVDVCLAVVYPHGEGAMFWGLFHSSSSGNSTALTSGPVQTLVPGLGLPSALPALHLLHICFGRLPWPHLLVGPTTLAQEGFLVDTSLARALAAQGTKGLCPLLCYTGGTPLGPGARATNPKLAAVFHQAALAPAPDLAGDALLSLLAGDLGLEGPSARPMPTLEPALQLPVPQGILFTTPSPSAGPELLELLEAVLQCGGRSPAPCPAHLRAAVTPGSGVLATSSLNSSFGSGHLSPSTRVLLSNLVAKSANSAWAFPLILLDSSDDTEADVLGLVPPGAPAAARVMTHTLLSHLAGPQTQAQQGPTESPGACGQGTLLQVAAHAEHAHVSSVPTGCCSFQGF; from the exons ATGGAACCCACAGCAGGGCCTGTGCTCTACCAGAAGCTGCTGGTCTCGGAACCAAGCTTGGAgtctgaggaggaagagggggagataTTGGAGCAGCTCATTCCAGATCCCTCGGGGCCCCAGGACTCCTCTGG GAACAAGGCTGGCAGTCTGCCCGGGGCCTGGGCCCGACTGGTGGCTGCC TTGCTGCTGCTGGCTGTTGGCTTCTCCCTGGCTGTGAGGCAACTCTGCAGCAGCGGTGCCTCTCCGGGAACCTTGGGCTCCGGGGCCCCTCCAGCCAGTGGGCACTCCCACGGACCTGGCGTGTACCACCGCGGTGGCGGCATCAGCCCTACAG CCACGTGCTCCCACCTGGGTCGAGAGCTGTTTGTTGCCGGGGGCAACGTCGTGGATGTGTGTCTGGCAGTGGTGTATCCTCACGGAGAGG GTGCCATGTTCTGGGGCCTCTTCCATAGTAGCTCCTCGGGCAACTCAACCGCCCTGACGTCAGGCCCAGTCCAGACCCTGGTCCCCGGCCTGGGGCTACCCTCGGCTCTGCCTGCCCTGCATTTGCTACACATATGCTTTGGCCGCCTGCCCTGGCCACACCTGCTGGTAGGCCCCACCACGCTGGCTCAAGAGGGCTTTCTGGTAGACACATCCCTGGCCAGGGCTCTGGCAGCCCAGGGCACAAAGGGCCTCTGTCCCCTACTTTGCTACACTGGTGGGActcccctgggccctggggcccGAGCCACCAACCCCAAACTGGCAGCTGTGTTCCATCAGGCTGCACTTGCCCCCGCCCCAGACCTTGCCGGGGATGCTCTACTGAGTCTGCTGGCCGGAGACCTGGGGCTGGAGGGCCCCTCAGCTAGGCCCATGCCCACCTTGGAGCCAGCACTGCAGCTACCTGTGCCCCAGGGCATCCTGttcaccacccccagcccctcagctGGCCCGGAACTCCTGGAGCTGCTGGAAGCAGTTCTACAGTGCGGGGGGCgcagccctgccccctgcccagcaCACCTACGAGCTGCTGTCACCCCCGGGAGCGGTGTCCTGGCCACCTCCTCGCTCAACAGTTCCTTCGGCTCTGGACACCTGTCCCCAAGCACCAGGGTTCTACTCAGCAACCTGGTGGCCAAGTCTGCAAACAGTGCCTGGGCCTTTCCCCTCATCCTTCTTGACAGCTCAGATGACACAGAGGCCGACGTGTTGGGGCTCGTGCCTCCAGGGGCCCCTGCAGCTGCCAGAGTCATGACTCACACACTCCTCAGCCACTTGGCTGGGCCCCAAACCCAGGCCCAGCAAGGACCAACGGAGAGCCCCGGAGCTTGTGGCCAAGGGACCCTGCTTCAGGTGGCAGCCCACGCAGAGCACGCCCATGTCTCCAGTGTCCCCACTGGCTGCTGCTCCTTTCAGGGGTTTTAA